From a single Nostoc edaphicum CCNP1411 genomic region:
- a CDS encoding succinate dehydrogenase/fumarate reductase flavoprotein subunit has translation MLEHDVIIVGGGLAGCRAAVEIARTDPSLNIAVVAKTHPIRSHSVAAQGGMAASLKNVDSEDSWEAHAFDTVKGSDYLADQDAVAILTQEAPGVVIDLEHMGVLFSRLSDGRIAQRAFGGHSHNRTCYAADKTGHAILHELVNNLRRYGVQVYEEWYVMRLILEENEAKGVVMFHLLDGRIEVVRAKAVMFATGGYGRVYNTTSNDYASSGDGLAMTAIAGLPLEDMEFVQFHPTGLYPVGVLISEAVRGEGAYLINSEGDRFMANYAPSRMELAPRDITSRAIAYEIRAGRGIHLDGSAGGPFVYLDLRHLGKEKIMSRVPFCWEEAHRLVGVDAVTQPMPVRPTIHYCMGGIPVNTDGQVRSSGDGLVDAFFAAGETSCVSVHGANRLGSNSLLECVVYGKRTGAAIAKFVQKRKLPSVDEQRYVTEAQQQIQALLEQPGQYRINQVREAFQDCMTEFCGVFRTEALMSEGLHKLEEIQQQYPQIYLDDKGSCWNTELVEALELRSLMVVGQTILASALNRQESRGAHFREDYSQRDDTNFLKHTMAYYSPVGIDIQYRPVAITMFEPKERRY, from the coding sequence ATGCTTGAACATGATGTGATTATTGTTGGTGGTGGATTGGCAGGGTGTCGCGCTGCTGTGGAAATTGCCCGCACTGATCCTAGTTTAAATATTGCTGTGGTTGCTAAAACCCATCCAATTCGTTCCCATTCAGTTGCGGCTCAAGGTGGTATGGCTGCGTCACTGAAAAATGTTGATTCAGAAGATAGTTGGGAAGCACACGCTTTTGATACTGTCAAGGGTTCTGATTACTTGGCAGACCAAGATGCTGTAGCAATTCTCACCCAAGAAGCGCCGGGTGTGGTGATTGACTTGGAACACATGGGGGTTTTGTTCTCTCGCTTATCCGATGGGCGCATTGCCCAACGGGCTTTTGGCGGACATTCCCACAATCGCACTTGCTACGCCGCTGACAAAACTGGTCACGCGATTTTGCACGAATTGGTTAATAATTTGCGGCGTTATGGGGTGCAAGTTTATGAAGAGTGGTACGTGATGCGTCTCATTTTGGAAGAAAATGAGGCGAAGGGTGTGGTAATGTTCCATCTTTTGGATGGACGTATTGAGGTGGTGCGGGCTAAGGCAGTGATGTTCGCTACAGGGGGCTATGGTCGCGTTTATAACACTACCTCTAATGATTACGCTTCTTCGGGTGATGGTTTGGCGATGACTGCGATCGCAGGTTTGCCCCTGGAAGATATGGAATTTGTCCAGTTTCATCCCACTGGCTTGTATCCGGTAGGGGTGCTGATTTCAGAAGCGGTACGTGGAGAAGGGGCGTATCTAATTAATAGTGAAGGCGATCGCTTTATGGCGAATTATGCACCTAGTCGCATGGAACTGGCTCCTCGTGATATTACCTCACGAGCGATCGCTTACGAAATTCGCGCCGGACGTGGTATTCATCTTGATGGCAGTGCTGGTGGCCCCTTTGTCTATCTGGATCTGCGCCATCTGGGCAAAGAAAAAATTATGAGTCGCGTTCCCTTCTGTTGGGAAGAAGCGCACCGCCTAGTAGGCGTTGACGCGGTAACTCAACCGATGCCAGTCCGTCCGACAATTCACTATTGTATGGGTGGTATCCCAGTGAACACCGATGGTCAAGTTCGTAGTAGTGGTGATGGCTTAGTTGATGCTTTCTTTGCTGCGGGTGAAACATCTTGTGTTTCTGTACATGGTGCTAATCGTCTGGGGAGTAATTCACTACTGGAGTGTGTGGTTTATGGTAAGCGGACTGGGGCTGCGATCGCCAAATTTGTACAAAAACGTAAGTTGCCGTCTGTAGATGAGCAACGGTATGTAACAGAAGCCCAGCAACAAATTCAAGCTTTGCTAGAACAACCAGGACAGTATCGAATTAACCAAGTCCGTGAAGCTTTTCAGGATTGTATGACTGAGTTCTGCGGTGTTTTCCGCACTGAGGCATTAATGAGTGAAGGGTTGCACAAATTAGAAGAAATACAACAGCAATATCCGCAAATTTATTTAGATGACAAAGGTAGTTGCTGGAATACCGAACTTGTGGAAGCTTTGGAATTGCGAAGCTTGATGGTAGTGGGACAGACTATTTTGGCATCTGCTCTAAATCGTCAAGAAAGTCGTGGTGCTCATTTCCGCGAAGACTATTCTCAGCGAGATGATACAAACTTCCTCAAACATACAATGGCTTACTATTCACCAGTGGGAATTGACATTCAATATCGACCGGTGGCAATTACTATGTTTGAGCCAAAAGAGCGGAGGTATTAA
- a CDS encoding ABC transporter substrate-binding protein produces MRKISAALTFGIATLATGFLVGACGDSSTPNGTANSGSTATPAANSTTTSSSKGLKIGSLLPTTGDLASVGQQMLGSVPLLVDTVNACDGVNGEPVTLVQVDDQTDPKAGAAGMTKLATLDKVAGVVGSFASSVSSAAVSIATPNKVMLVSPGSTSPVFTEKAQKGDFKGFWARTAPPDTYQALALAQLANKKGFKRISTVVINNDYGVGFEKAFVQTFEKLGGTIVNKDKPVRYDPKAQTFDTEAAAAFAGKPDAVLAVLYAETGSLFLKAAYQQGVSKGVQILLTDGVKSPTFPEQVGKGSDGKYILTGAIGTVPGSDGKALESFNKLWKDKKGGAPGEYAPQAWDAAALLTLAAQAAKENTGVGVASKIREVANAPGTEVTDVCEGLKLLKQGQDINYQGASGNVDVDANGDVVGVYDVWTVGDDGQIKVIDKVTPK; encoded by the coding sequence ATGAGAAAAATTAGCGCCGCCTTAACCTTCGGTATCGCTACCCTAGCAACTGGGTTCCTAGTTGGGGCTTGTGGCGATAGTAGTACTCCCAATGGCACAGCTAACAGCGGAAGTACTGCAACCCCAGCGGCAAACTCAACTACCACAAGCAGTTCTAAAGGGCTAAAAATTGGTTCCCTGCTACCGACAACAGGCGACTTGGCTTCTGTAGGACAGCAGATGCTAGGTTCTGTCCCTTTGCTCGTTGATACAGTCAACGCTTGTGATGGAGTGAATGGCGAACCAGTTACCTTGGTGCAAGTAGACGACCAAACCGACCCCAAAGCTGGTGCTGCTGGTATGACCAAACTAGCAACCTTAGATAAAGTAGCTGGTGTAGTTGGTTCCTTTGCCAGTAGCGTTTCTAGTGCAGCAGTTTCCATTGCCACGCCGAATAAAGTGATGCTGGTTTCCCCTGGTAGTACCAGTCCTGTCTTTACTGAAAAAGCTCAAAAAGGCGACTTTAAAGGCTTTTGGGCACGTACTGCTCCCCCCGATACCTACCAAGCACTAGCTTTAGCCCAACTTGCCAATAAAAAAGGTTTCAAGCGAATTTCTACAGTCGTGATTAATAACGACTATGGCGTTGGCTTTGAAAAAGCATTTGTGCAAACTTTTGAAAAATTGGGTGGAACTATCGTTAATAAAGATAAGCCTGTCCGCTATGATCCGAAAGCCCAGACATTTGATACAGAAGCGGCGGCGGCATTTGCTGGTAAGCCAGATGCAGTACTGGCTGTACTCTATGCGGAAACCGGTAGTTTGTTTCTAAAAGCCGCCTATCAGCAAGGTGTGTCCAAGGGAGTACAGATTTTGTTGACAGATGGAGTAAAATCACCTACTTTCCCAGAACAAGTTGGCAAAGGTAGTGATGGTAAATATATTTTAACTGGAGCGATCGGTACAGTACCAGGTTCCGATGGTAAAGCACTAGAAAGTTTCAACAAACTGTGGAAGGATAAAAAGGGTGGTGCGCCAGGGGAATACGCTCCTCAAGCTTGGGATGCGGCTGCCTTATTGACGTTGGCAGCACAAGCTGCTAAGGAAAATACAGGCGTTGGTGTAGCTAGCAAAATCCGTGAAGTGGCTAATGCCCCTGGAACAGAAGTTACCGATGTCTGCGAGGGGCTGAAGTTGCTTAAACAGGGTCAAGATATCAATTATCAAGGAGCCAGCGGCAACGTAGATGTTGATGCTAATGGTGATGTGGTCGGTGTTTACGATGTCTGGACGGTAGGAGACGACGGACAAATCAAGGTGATTGACAAAGTTACCCCTAAGTAG
- the crtB gene encoding 15-cis-phytoene synthase CrtB: MLQLPESPPRMKTLVSLDESYELCRHLIAKYSTTFYLSTLLLSKEKRPAIWAIYAWCRRLDELVDGPASAITTPETLDLWEQQLESMFAGHPLDNFDVALVDTIQRFPMDIQPFRDMIAGQRMDLYRSRYETFEELYLYCYRVAGTVGLMSTAVMGLDTTRNIAPWNREKQLYIPIEEEIALGIAKQLTNILRDVGEDARRGRIYIPLEDLARFNYTEQDLFEGVVDERWRSLMRFQIDRARQFYKKAEKGISHLSSDGRWPVWAALMHYSGILSVIERNDYNAFTRRAYVPQWQKLRSLPVAWMRSQVL; encoded by the coding sequence ATGCTGCAACTGCCTGAATCCCCACCGCGCATGAAAACGCTGGTCTCTCTGGACGAGTCCTACGAACTTTGTCGTCACCTCATAGCCAAGTATTCCACGACTTTTTACCTCAGTACTTTGCTCCTGAGCAAAGAAAAACGTCCTGCTATTTGGGCAATTTATGCTTGGTGTCGCCGTTTAGATGAACTGGTGGATGGGCCCGCATCTGCTATCACCACGCCAGAAACCCTAGACCTATGGGAACAGCAGCTCGAATCGATGTTTGCTGGACACCCATTGGACAACTTCGATGTAGCCTTGGTAGATACCATTCAACGTTTCCCGATGGACATTCAACCCTTTAGGGATATGATTGCCGGTCAACGCATGGACTTATATCGCAGTCGTTATGAAACCTTCGAGGAGTTATACCTCTACTGTTACCGTGTTGCTGGCACTGTCGGCTTGATGTCAACAGCAGTAATGGGGTTGGATACTACCAGAAATATAGCTCCCTGGAACCGTGAAAAACAGCTATATATTCCCATCGAAGAAGAAATTGCCTTAGGAATTGCCAAGCAACTCACCAACATCTTGCGCGATGTGGGCGAGGATGCCCGAAGGGGAAGGATCTATATTCCCCTAGAAGATTTAGCAAGATTCAACTACACCGAACAAGACTTGTTCGAGGGTGTAGTGGATGAACGCTGGCGTTCCCTAATGCGCTTTCAAATTGATCGAGCACGACAGTTTTATAAAAAAGCAGAAAAGGGAATTTCCCACTTATCTTCTGATGGTCGTTGGCCTGTGTGGGCGGCTCTGATGCATTACAGTGGAATATTAAGCGTAATTGAACGTAACGATTATAATGCCTTCACTCGACGCGCCTACGTCCCCCAGTGGCAAAAGTTACGCTCTTTGCCCGTAGCTTGGATGCGATCGCAAGTCCTTTAA
- the pds gene encoding 15-cis-phytoene desaturase, producing MRVAIAGAGLAGLSCAKYIADAGHTPIVLERRDVLGGKVAAWKDADGDWYETGLHIFFGAYPNMLQLFKELDIEDRLQWKEHTMIFNQPDAPGTYSRFDFPDLPAPINGIVAILRNNDMLTWPEKIRFGIGLLPVMIQGQKYVEEMDKYSWTDWLRKHNIPERVNKEVFIAMAKSLNFIGPDEISATILLTALNRFLQEKNGSKMAFLDGSPTERLCQPLVDYITERGGEVRLNAPLKEILLNADGTVKGYLIRGLNGDEDEVFTADLYVSAMPVDPLKVILPTPWKQMEFFQKLEGLEGVPVINVHLWFDRKLTQIDHLLFSRSPLLSVYADMSNTCREYANPDRSMLELVLAPAKDWIAKSDEEIVAATIAELEKLFPDHFGGDNPATLLKSHVVKTPRSVYQATPGRQQYRPSQTTPIANFYLSGDYTMQRYLASMEGAVLSGKLTAQAISEALPVANSSNLQTLTRPPATNAATA from the coding sequence ATGCGAGTAGCGATCGCGGGAGCGGGACTAGCAGGACTTTCCTGCGCGAAATATATTGCGGACGCAGGTCACACACCCATTGTCTTGGAACGTCGCGACGTTCTGGGCGGTAAAGTGGCCGCGTGGAAAGATGCTGATGGAGACTGGTACGAAACAGGACTGCACATCTTTTTTGGGGCATATCCCAACATGTTGCAGTTATTCAAAGAACTGGATATTGAAGATCGGTTGCAGTGGAAAGAACACACAATGATCTTCAACCAGCCGGATGCACCAGGTACTTACAGTCGCTTTGATTTTCCAGATTTGCCGGCACCGATTAATGGTATAGTGGCAATTCTGCGAAACAACGACATGCTGACATGGCCAGAAAAAATCCGCTTTGGCATCGGGTTATTGCCGGTCATGATTCAGGGGCAAAAGTACGTTGAAGAAATGGACAAATATTCCTGGACAGATTGGCTGCGTAAACACAACATTCCAGAACGGGTCAATAAAGAAGTTTTTATTGCCATGGCCAAGTCGCTGAATTTCATTGGCCCAGATGAAATTTCGGCAACCATTCTTTTAACTGCCCTCAATCGTTTCCTCCAGGAAAAAAATGGCTCGAAAATGGCCTTTCTGGATGGTTCGCCAACAGAGCGGTTGTGTCAGCCCCTAGTAGATTACATCACCGAACGCGGCGGAGAAGTCCGCTTGAATGCCCCTTTGAAAGAGATTTTGCTAAACGCCGATGGCACTGTGAAGGGATACTTGATTAGGGGGTTGAATGGGGACGAAGATGAAGTTTTCACGGCGGATTTGTATGTATCTGCCATGCCAGTTGACCCTCTAAAGGTCATCTTGCCAACACCTTGGAAGCAAATGGAGTTTTTCCAAAAGCTAGAAGGCTTGGAAGGCGTGCCTGTAATTAACGTGCATCTATGGTTTGATCGTAAACTTACGCAAATTGATCACTTGCTATTTTCGCGATCGCCCCTCCTAAGCGTTTATGCTGATATGAGCAATACCTGCCGTGAATACGCCAACCCCGATCGCTCGATGCTGGAATTAGTTCTAGCCCCGGCAAAAGATTGGATTGCCAAATCCGATGAGGAGATTGTGGCTGCAACTATCGCCGAGTTAGAAAAACTCTTCCCTGACCACTTTGGAGGAGACAATCCAGCAACTTTGCTGAAATCTCATGTGGTGAAAACGCCCCGTTCAGTTTACCAAGCGACCCCTGGTCGTCAACAGTACCGTCCCTCGCAAACAACCCCCATTGCTAACTTCTATCTCAGCGGGGATTACACCATGCAACGCTATTTAGCCAGTATGGAAGGTGCCGTACTTTCTGGTAAGCTGACAGCGCAGGCGATTTCAGAGGCCCTCCCGGTAGCAAATTCCTCAAACCTGCAAACGCTCACCCGACCGCCCGCAACGAATGCTGCAACTGCCTGA
- a CDS encoding glycoside hydrolase family 3 N-terminal domain-containing protein has protein sequence MSVSQELKRFGHHLILGISGTTLSDDDKRALNELKPIGVIFFAKNFLDGTPYQVWLESFKDLNSQIREYAERDSMFMTLDHEGGRVIRTPPPITRFPHGMLLRSHAYEVAKATSVELKSLGINLSWAPIADIFSHPDNPVIGPRAFGNTPETATQGARDYYLGLRDSGILGCAKHFPGHGDTSKDSHIELPILNLTLEDLRLRELIPFRALIEVQIPLIMTAHILFPRIDAEVPATLSQAILKTILREELGFKGVVVSDDLDMKAISEIFMKAGTVAQSFHAGCDLFIVSRNINSSSIERTYKIAEDFVNSLTKGSLDESVVEAARERIEKLLAVTPQYPIHALDKDILLQHAQLAIASCYS, from the coding sequence ATGAGTGTATCGCAGGAGCTAAAGCGCTTTGGACATCACCTGATTCTAGGTATTTCTGGCACTACATTAAGCGATGACGATAAACGCGCACTCAATGAATTAAAACCGATTGGGGTGATCTTTTTCGCTAAGAATTTTTTGGATGGCACTCCATATCAGGTTTGGCTGGAAAGTTTCAAGGATTTGAACAGCCAAATACGAGAATATGCTGAACGTGACTCAATGTTCATGACTCTGGATCATGAAGGAGGTCGTGTAATTCGTACACCACCGCCAATTACCCGTTTTCCTCATGGGATGTTGTTGCGATCGCACGCTTATGAAGTAGCAAAAGCCACATCTGTAGAGTTAAAATCACTGGGCATCAATTTATCTTGGGCACCTATAGCAGATATTTTTTCCCATCCCGACAACCCCGTGATTGGGCCTCGCGCCTTTGGTAACACTCCCGAAACTGCTACTCAAGGTGCGCGTGACTACTACCTTGGACTTCGAGATTCAGGAATTTTGGGATGCGCTAAACACTTCCCTGGACATGGAGACACCAGCAAAGACTCTCATATTGAGCTACCAATACTGAATTTAACTCTAGAAGACCTGCGACTTCGAGAACTTATACCTTTCAGAGCTTTAATCGAAGTACAGATTCCTTTGATTATGACTGCTCATATCTTATTTCCCAGGATAGATGCTGAAGTGCCAGCAACCCTTTCCCAAGCTATTCTCAAAACCATACTCAGAGAAGAACTTGGCTTTAAGGGAGTTGTTGTATCTGACGACTTAGATATGAAAGCTATCTCAGAGATATTTATGAAAGCTGGTACTGTGGCGCAGTCATTTCATGCAGGCTGCGACCTGTTTATTGTTTCGCGTAATATTAATTCATCATCTATTGAAAGAACATATAAGATTGCTGAAGATTTCGTCAATTCCCTTACCAAGGGTAGCTTAGACGAATCAGTAGTGGAGGCAGCCAGAGAAAGAATTGAAAAACTACTGGCAGTAACACCGCAATATCCCATACATGCTTTGGATAAAGATATATTATTGCAACATGCTCAACTAGCGATCGCTAGTTGCTATTCATAA